Proteins encoded within one genomic window of Candidatus Amarolinea dominans:
- a CDS encoding glycosyltransferase has protein sequence MDVALAGLSALFWLGALLQPWFSWLQRETLEREAPVPLDPYNLEDVTVVIPARNEAAIIGLTLAALAGQGEGLRVILVDDRSDDGTAGVARRVPGLNLTIVPGAPLPEGWAGKLWALDQGVRCVQTPLTLLLDADIGLAPGVIASLKHLMTDGARNFVSVMAELHMQSFWERLLLPAFILYFKSLYPFALANGPTKRVAAAAGGCILLETRLFADIGGLQVMRGALIDDCTLASQVKARGARTWIGLSRRVTCVRPYRGLSEIWNMIARSAYTQLGYSPLILALLTLVMALLFWMPVIGLMIPNPSTRLLSLTAWLGMVAFHWPTWRFYGLSPLWPLLTPLIGTLYLSMTWSSALRYYRGVRSEWKGRTYR, from the coding sequence ATGGATGTGGCTCTGGCCGGTCTCTCGGCCCTGTTTTGGCTGGGCGCGCTGTTGCAGCCCTGGTTCTCCTGGCTCCAGCGCGAAACCCTGGAGCGGGAAGCGCCCGTCCCACTCGATCCTTACAATCTGGAGGATGTAACCGTCGTCATCCCGGCGCGCAATGAAGCGGCGATCATTGGCCTCACCCTGGCCGCGCTGGCTGGCCAGGGTGAGGGTCTGCGCGTCATCCTGGTGGATGACCGCTCGGACGATGGCACCGCCGGCGTCGCTCGCCGCGTGCCCGGCCTCAACTTGACCATCGTACCGGGCGCGCCGTTGCCGGAAGGATGGGCCGGCAAGCTGTGGGCGTTGGACCAGGGGGTGCGTTGCGTGCAAACCCCGCTGACGCTGCTGCTCGACGCCGACATTGGCCTGGCCCCGGGTGTGATCGCCTCGCTGAAGCACTTAATGACCGACGGCGCGCGGAACTTCGTCTCGGTGATGGCCGAACTGCACATGCAGAGCTTCTGGGAGAGACTCCTCCTGCCGGCGTTCATCCTCTATTTCAAGAGCCTCTATCCATTTGCCCTGGCCAATGGCCCGACGAAGCGCGTGGCCGCCGCGGCCGGCGGCTGCATCTTGCTTGAAACGCGCCTTTTTGCCGACATTGGCGGGCTGCAGGTGATGCGCGGTGCGCTGATTGACGACTGCACCCTGGCCAGCCAGGTCAAGGCGCGCGGCGCGCGCACCTGGATCGGCCTTTCGCGACGCGTCACCTGCGTGCGGCCCTACCGGGGGCTATCGGAAATCTGGAACATGATCGCCCGCTCGGCCTATACCCAACTGGGCTACTCACCCCTTATCCTTGCCCTGCTCACCCTGGTCATGGCCCTTCTGTTCTGGATGCCGGTGATCGGCCTGATGATCCCCAATCCATCCACGCGCCTGCTGAGCCTGACCGCCTGGTTGGGAATGGTCGCCTTCCATTGGCCCACATGGCGATTCTATGGCTTGTCACCGTTATGGCCTCTGCTAACGCCCCTGATCGGTACGCTCTACCTGAGCATGACCTGGAGCTCCGCCCTGCGCTATTATCGCGGCGTGCGCAGCGAATGGAAAGGGCGCACTTACCGGTGA